The window GCCGGTCGTCGAGACCGCCGGCGACTGCTACGCCCGGTGCGCTGTTCGGGTCAAGGAGATCTACGCTTCCATCGACCTGATCCGGCAGGCGATCGATCAGATCCCCGAAGGGCCCCTCGACGTGAAGGTCAAGGGAACCCCTGACGGCGAGTATTTCTCCCGCGTGGAGCAGCCGCGGGGCGAGGTCATCCACTATCTCCGGGGCAACGGCACGAAACACCTTGCCCGTGCCCGGATCAGGACGCCGACGCTCGCAAACATCCCCCCGCTCGTGAAGATGCTCCCGGGCGCACAGCTTGCGGATGTCCCGGTCGTCGTCCTCTCGATCGACCCCTGCATCAGCTGCACGGAGAGGTGAAGAGCTATGGGATTTTTTGAGATGACAAGGACGGTTCTCCGAAACCTTGCAGGAGGCCCGGCCACCCGGCAGTATCCTGTGGTCCCGGCGCGGAGAAGCCCCATCACCCGCGGGCACGTCACCTTCGACCCGTCAACCTGCCGCTCCTGCGGCATCTGCTCGCGGCGGTGCCCGTGCGCGGCGATCCGCCTTGATAAGGAGGCGAAGGTCTGGGAGATCGACCGCATGCGGTGCATCGCCTGCGGCGACTGCGTCGAGGGCTGCCCGTTCGGGAGCCTCACGATGGAGCCTGAGTATCTCCCGCCGGTCGTAGAGCATGTGGTGGAGCGCTACACCATCACCTATGTAAAACCGGAGAAGCCAGTGAAGAAACCGGTCGAAGAGAGCGCAAAGGGAGAAGGCGCGGGCGAGAGCGCGTGAGGGGGAGGGCGAAAGAACCTCCTCTTCCTATTCACTATTTTTCCAAACGAGCAACTGCCATGCCGTGGGAATATCCCCGGAGGAGGTGAGGAGAGGGGAGGGGGGATGCTTCGCACCTAGCGGTGTTCACGCACACTCTCGTTCGCGCCTCTAAACTCTTCGAATTTCTCAGAACCCATCCCTTCAGGGCAGCTT of the Methanoculleus thermophilus genome contains:
- a CDS encoding 4Fe-4S dicluster domain-containing protein, whose product is MGFFEMTRTVLRNLAGGPATRQYPVVPARRSPITRGHVTFDPSTCRSCGICSRRCPCAAIRLDKEAKVWEIDRMRCIACGDCVEGCPFGSLTMEPEYLPPVVEHVVERYTITYVKPEKPVKKPVEESAKGEGAGESA